From the genome of Verrucomicrobiia bacterium, one region includes:
- a CDS encoding Gfo/Idh/MocA family oxidoreductase, which produces MNTTATKRTVTSTRREFLSTSAKAAAGAALARAIATRAYAAENNTIKLALVGCGGRGSGAVAQALSTAGPVKLWALADFFPERMQHTLNHLKPKFAQQLDAPPERQFSGLDGFKHAIDALDRGDVVLLATPPAFRPIHVDYAVAKGVHIFMEKSFAVDAPGIRRVLRAGQLAAQKNLKIASGLMSRHYVPLEQAVAQIHQGLIGDVITCWANRMHGPVDFKPRAPGMTELAHQINNYSNFTWLNGTFIVDWLIHNIDICCWIKNDWPVAVQGIGGRQVRTAPDQLFDHYTAEYTFADGTKLLAQGRHITNAYDFFGDVIQGAIGSAILGEGQSKPRLFKGHKPSSANLIWQYTGTPCDQYQREHDLFFDAIRNNRPYNETEYSVKSCFTAIMGRMACESGQMISWDDAFHSDLELAPGLENFTSNSNPPVLPDAHGQYPVAMPGVTKVF; this is translated from the coding sequence ATGAACACAACAGCAACAAAAAGAACGGTCACCTCAACGCGACGCGAGTTTCTATCCACGTCGGCCAAAGCCGCCGCGGGAGCGGCGCTGGCCCGGGCCATTGCCACCCGCGCTTACGCAGCGGAAAACAACACCATCAAACTGGCGTTGGTGGGCTGCGGTGGACGCGGCTCTGGTGCGGTGGCGCAAGCGCTCTCGACTGCCGGGCCGGTCAAGCTGTGGGCCTTGGCGGATTTTTTTCCCGAGCGGATGCAGCACACGCTCAACCACCTCAAACCCAAGTTTGCCCAGCAACTCGACGCGCCGCCGGAACGACAGTTCTCGGGACTGGATGGTTTCAAACACGCGATTGACGCGCTGGACCGGGGCGACGTGGTGTTGCTGGCCACCCCGCCGGCGTTCCGACCGATCCATGTGGATTACGCCGTAGCCAAGGGCGTCCACATCTTCATGGAAAAATCCTTTGCGGTGGACGCGCCGGGCATCCGCCGCGTACTCCGGGCCGGTCAACTTGCCGCGCAGAAAAATCTCAAGATCGCCAGTGGCCTGATGAGCCGTCACTACGTGCCGTTGGAACAGGCCGTCGCCCAGATTCATCAGGGTTTGATCGGTGACGTCATCACCTGTTGGGCCAATCGGATGCACGGTCCGGTGGATTTCAAACCGCGCGCGCCCGGCATGACCGAGCTGGCCCACCAGATCAACAACTACAGTAATTTCACCTGGCTCAACGGGACATTTATCGTGGACTGGCTGATCCACAACATTGACATCTGTTGCTGGATCAAGAACGACTGGCCGGTCGCCGTGCAGGGCATTGGTGGTCGCCAGGTCCGCACCGCGCCGGACCAGCTTTTTGATCACTACACGGCGGAATACACCTTTGCCGACGGCACCAAATTACTGGCTCAGGGACGGCACATTACCAACGCGTATGACTTTTTTGGCGATGTCATTCAGGGCGCCATCGGCAGCGCGATTTTGGGTGAAGGACAATCCAAACCGCGCCTTTTCAAAGGGCACAAACCCAGTTCGGCAAATCTGATCTGGCAATACACCGGCACGCCGTGTGATCAATATCAACGCGAGCACGACCTGTTTTTCGATGCCATCCGTAACAACCGGCCGTACAACGAAACGGAATACAGCGTCAAATCCTGCTTCACCGCCATCATGGGCCGGATGGCCTGTGAATCGGGTCAGATGATTTCCTGGGACGACGCCTTCCATTCGGATTTGGAGCTGGCCCCGGGTTTGGAAAATTTCACCAGCAACTCGAATCCCCCCGTGTTGCCGGACGCGCATGGTCAATATCCCGTGGCCATGCCGGGCGTCACCAAAGTGTTCTGA
- the hpnH gene encoding adenosyl-hopene transferase HpnH, whose product MRFPLVLSVKIAAHIIKHKIKRTPKFAMVLQLEPLHTCNLSCTGCGRIREYSTSLKNMVPLERCLAAAAECDAPMVSICGGEPLIYPQIEELVIGLRQQRRIVYICTNGVFMRKKLREYFAAAYTPQMESQLQELLRQGLVTEAEAEAIRNADATAKSKAVIRPSKWLYWNVHVDGPEYTHDLIVEREGVFRECIAAIKMAKLLGFQVATNTTVYIETNMNEVEDTFKYLSSLHVDGHTISPGYDYDAAKKDMVKRLGKDPKEFFLTREMTRKKFANILDWGKRFTIFGTPVYQEFLAGKRDLTCTAWAIPTYNIQGWKAPCYLMTDGHYKGYQEMLAKVKWENYGVVNGVARDPRCENCMVHCGYDPSGALGTNYKRGDNWKNFRYNFGAKPHDFAGSDELTKRVFNGTSIGKGHQAEKKAKANAAATSTGGAIAGNGHVKPASVPPLATAKAKPAEAAVSAKSTH is encoded by the coding sequence ATGCGATTCCCTCTGGTCTTGTCGGTAAAAATCGCCGCGCACATCATCAAGCACAAAATCAAGCGCACTCCGAAATTCGCGATGGTGCTGCAGCTCGAACCGCTCCACACCTGCAACCTCTCCTGCACGGGTTGTGGGCGCATTCGTGAATACTCCACCTCGCTCAAAAACATGGTGCCGCTGGAGCGCTGTCTGGCGGCGGCGGCGGAATGTGACGCGCCGATGGTTTCCATCTGCGGAGGCGAGCCGTTGATTTATCCGCAGATCGAGGAACTGGTCATCGGTTTGCGCCAGCAACGACGCATCGTTTACATCTGCACGAACGGAGTGTTCATGCGGAAGAAATTGCGCGAATACTTTGCCGCCGCCTACACGCCGCAGATGGAATCACAACTCCAGGAACTGTTGCGGCAGGGGCTGGTCACCGAGGCGGAAGCGGAGGCCATTCGCAATGCGGATGCGACCGCCAAAAGCAAGGCGGTCATTCGACCCAGCAAATGGCTTTATTGGAATGTCCATGTGGATGGACCGGAATACACCCACGACCTCATCGTCGAGCGCGAAGGCGTGTTCAGGGAATGTATTGCGGCGATCAAGATGGCCAAGCTGCTCGGCTTCCAGGTCGCCACCAACACCACCGTGTACATCGAGACGAACATGAACGAAGTGGAAGACACGTTCAAATACCTCAGTTCGTTGCACGTGGATGGACATACCATTTCGCCCGGGTACGATTACGACGCGGCCAAGAAGGACATGGTCAAGCGGCTGGGCAAAGACCCGAAAGAGTTCTTCCTGACGCGCGAAATGACGCGCAAAAAATTCGCGAACATTCTCGACTGGGGCAAGCGCTTCACCATTTTCGGGACTCCGGTTTATCAGGAGTTTCTGGCTGGAAAACGCGATCTCACCTGCACCGCCTGGGCCATTCCCACCTACAACATTCAAGGTTGGAAAGCTCCCTGTTATTTGATGACCGACGGTCATTACAAGGGGTACCAGGAAATGTTGGCCAAGGTGAAGTGGGAAAACTACGGCGTGGTGAACGGCGTGGCGCGGGATCCGCGTTGCGAGAACTGCATGGTGCATTGTGGTTACGATCCCAGCGGCGCGTTGGGCACGAACTACAAGCGCGGCGACAATTGGAAAAATTTCCGCTACAACTTCGGCGCGAAGCCGCACGATTTTGCCGGCAGCGACGAACTCACCAAACGGGTCTTCAACGGTACCAGTATCGGCAAAGGTCATCAGGCGGAAAAGAAAGCCAAAGCCAATGCGGCGGCGACCAGTACGGGAGGCGCGATTGCCGGCAACGGTCACGTCAAGCCCGCCAGCGTTCCCCCTCTGGCAACGGCGAAAGCCAAGCCGGCTGAGGCGGCGGTCTCCGCAAAATCCACGCACTGA
- a CDS encoding succinate dehydrogenase/fumarate reductase iron-sulfur subunit has translation MKVKLKVWRQKDRNTPGQFKIYDSPELNEHMSFLEMLDVINEDLANKGEEPIAFDHDCREGICGTCSCVINGKPHGPNRGVATCQTYLRSFKDGDTIVVEPWRAKAFPIIKDLVVDRTAFDRIQHAGGFISVRTGAAPDANAILVPKKDADLAMDAAQCIGCGACVAACKNASAMLFVAAKVSHLGLLPQGQPERERRVLAMVKQMDEEGFGACTATGSCQAVCPKEISISFIARMNHDYGKALLKGDPHATTDEAH, from the coding sequence ATGAAAGTTAAATTGAAAGTCTGGCGACAGAAAGATCGCAACACCCCCGGCCAGTTCAAAATTTACGACTCTCCCGAGTTGAACGAACACATGTCGTTCCTGGAAATGCTCGATGTGATCAACGAGGACTTGGCCAATAAAGGCGAGGAACCGATCGCGTTTGATCACGATTGTCGGGAGGGCATTTGCGGCACCTGTTCGTGCGTCATCAACGGCAAACCGCACGGCCCGAATCGGGGCGTGGCCACCTGCCAGACGTACCTGCGCAGTTTCAAGGATGGCGATACCATTGTCGTTGAACCGTGGCGCGCCAAAGCGTTTCCGATCATCAAGGATTTGGTGGTGGACCGCACCGCGTTCGATCGCATCCAGCACGCCGGCGGTTTCATCAGCGTCCGCACCGGCGCCGCCCCGGATGCCAATGCCATTTTGGTGCCGAAGAAGGACGCCGACCTGGCCATGGACGCCGCCCAGTGTATCGGCTGTGGCGCCTGCGTGGCGGCATGTAAAAATGCCAGCGCCATGTTGTTCGTCGCGGCGAAGGTTTCGCATCTGGGATTGTTGCCACAAGGTCAACCTGAGCGCGAACGACGTGTCTTAGCGATGGTGAAGCAGATGGACGAAGAAGGCTTCGGCGCCTGCACGGCCACCGGTTCCTGTCAGGCGGTTTGCCCCAAGGAAATCAGCATTTCCTTCATCGCCCGGATGAATCATGACTACGGCAAAGCTCTGCTGAAGGGCGATCCGCACGCCACCACGGACGAAGCCCACTGA
- the lgt gene encoding prolipoprotein diacylglyceryl transferase has translation MQPIAFHLGPVTVHWFGICIAAAFFAGMWTAVRRAPRIGVPGELVADLVVPWLLLGSVLGARIMFVTTYWSDEFTGKPWWEMFMIQRGGLVFYGGLIGAAITVIAFARIKKIPLWKLADILAPSIALGSVFGRIGCLMNGCCFGRACEMPWAIRFPADHVTQGLPIHPTQIYDALLNLALYFGLAWLFRFRRKFDGQIFAMYLMCYAVTRSTVEFFRGDYPDGHLHNGLTPAHLISIGIFVAGALLFSILGTRKKGLI, from the coding sequence GTGCAACCGATTGCCTTTCATCTCGGACCCGTCACCGTCCACTGGTTCGGCATCTGCATCGCCGCGGCCTTTTTCGCGGGCATGTGGACCGCTGTGCGCCGCGCGCCGCGCATCGGCGTGCCGGGAGAACTGGTGGCCGATCTCGTCGTGCCGTGGTTATTGCTCGGCAGCGTGTTGGGCGCGCGGATCATGTTCGTGACCACCTATTGGTCGGATGAGTTCACCGGCAAACCGTGGTGGGAAATGTTCATGATCCAACGCGGTGGCCTCGTGTTCTACGGCGGTTTGATCGGGGCCGCCATCACGGTCATCGCTTTTGCCCGCATCAAAAAAATTCCCCTCTGGAAACTGGCGGACATCCTCGCACCCAGCATCGCGTTAGGCTCGGTCTTCGGACGCATCGGCTGCCTGATGAACGGCTGTTGCTTTGGCCGCGCCTGCGAAATGCCGTGGGCCATCCGGTTTCCCGCCGATCATGTCACCCAAGGTCTGCCGATCCATCCCACCCAGATTTATGACGCGTTGCTGAACCTGGCACTCTACTTCGGCCTCGCGTGGTTGTTTCGCTTCCGACGCAAATTCGACGGGCAGATTTTCGCGATGTACCTGATGTGTTATGCCGTCACCCGTTCGACGGTGGAATTTTTCCGGGGCGACTATCCCGACGGCCACCTGCACAATGGCCTGACGCCGGCGCACCTGATCAGCATCGGTATTTTTGTGGCGGGCGCGCTTCTGTTTTCAATTCTGGGGACGCGGAAGAAAGGTTTGATTTAA
- a CDS encoding succinate dehydrogenase cytochrome b subunit, producing MSSMSGIFKSSLGKKYLMAGTGLVLLSFVIGHLIGNLQVFGPPELINRYAEFLHSKPALLWSARLGLLAVLVIHIGTAARLTIENKAARPVGYAGGVAFGSTWVSRHMFLSGAVILAFVVYHLAHFTWRLPAVNGLGDFTKLQTVLDGKTVPDVYGIMILGFQVWWVVLLYLIAQILLLAHLSHGIASAFFSLGLRNQVWAPRLKRAGLILSVALFLGFVSIPAAIFTRVIGADYAEKARLELRAATQFEAALAQGKEAK from the coding sequence ATGAGCTCAATGTCAGGTATCTTCAAATCTTCTCTCGGCAAAAAATATCTAATGGCGGGAACGGGCTTGGTGTTGCTGTCGTTCGTCATTGGTCATCTGATTGGCAACCTCCAGGTGTTCGGTCCGCCGGAATTGATCAATCGCTACGCCGAGTTTTTACACAGCAAACCCGCGCTCTTGTGGTCGGCCCGGCTCGGATTGCTGGCGGTGTTGGTCATTCATATCGGCACCGCGGCGCGGCTCACGATCGAGAACAAGGCGGCGCGTCCCGTTGGTTATGCGGGCGGCGTGGCGTTTGGTTCCACCTGGGTCTCCCGGCACATGTTTTTGAGCGGGGCCGTAATTCTGGCGTTTGTGGTTTATCATCTGGCGCACTTCACCTGGCGGCTGCCCGCCGTCAATGGTCTGGGCGATTTCACCAAACTCCAAACGGTTCTCGACGGCAAAACGGTGCCGGACGTTTACGGCATAATGATTCTCGGATTTCAGGTTTGGTGGGTGGTGCTGCTTTATTTGATCGCGCAAATATTGCTGCTGGCGCATTTGAGCCACGGCATTGCCAGTGCCTTCTTCTCGCTCGGCTTGCGGAATCAAGTGTGGGCGCCGCGCCTCAAGCGCGCGGGCTTGATCCTCAGTGTCGCGCTGTTCCTCGGTTTCGTCTCCATTCCGGCGGCGATTTTCACCCGCGTCATCGGCGCCGATTACGCCGAGAAGGCCCGGCTGGAATTGCGCGCCGCCACTCAATTCGAGGCCGCGCTCGCCCAAGGAAAGGAGGCAAAGTAA
- a CDS encoding fumarate reductase/succinate dehydrogenase flavoprotein subunit, which yields MATLNSNLPPGDLAEKWEKYKFNTKLINPANKRKYKIIVVGAGLAGASAAATLAELGYEVHNFVFHDSPRRAHSVAAQGGINAAKNYPSDGDSVYRLFYDTIKGGDFRSREANVHRLAEVSLNIIDQCVAQGVPFAREYGGLLDNRSFGGAQVSRTFYARGQTGQQLLIGAYSALNKMIGARAVKSYIHSEMLDLVVVNGHAKGIIVRHLETGAITRHNADAIVLATGGYGNVYDLSTSARNSNATAIWRAYKRGACFANPCYTQIHPTCIPVSGEYQSKLTLMSESLRNDGRVWVPKKKEDCKKRPQDIPEADRDYYLERMYAAFGNLAPRDVSSRAAKQVCDEGRGIGPSGLGVYLDFADAIQRLGEGKVRERYGNLFAMYHEITDEDAYHTPMRIYPAVHYTMGGLWVDYNLMSNLPGLFVLGEANFSDHGANRLGASALMQGLADGYFVIPATISAYLASQNPGQRPQTNHDAFQQAEANVQTIISKLMNNKGRHTPASFHRRLGKIMWEHCGMARNQAGLEEGIKQIAALREEYWQDVNVLGSATDWNQALELASRVADYMELGELMCRDALHRAESCGAHFREEYQYTPADPEVKNGLVNVGDVKRRDDVFAYVAGWEYPGALDKAPILNKEPLVYESAHMSTRSYK from the coding sequence ATGGCCACTTTAAATTCCAATCTCCCGCCTGGTGACCTTGCGGAAAAGTGGGAGAAGTACAAATTCAACACCAAGCTGATCAATCCCGCGAACAAGCGGAAATACAAGATCATCGTGGTCGGCGCCGGTTTGGCCGGCGCCTCGGCGGCGGCCACGCTGGCCGAGCTGGGTTACGAGGTGCATAACTTCGTGTTTCACGATTCGCCGCGCCGCGCGCACTCCGTGGCCGCGCAGGGCGGCATCAATGCCGCCAAGAATTATCCCAGCGACGGCGACTCGGTGTACCGCCTGTTTTACGATACGATCAAGGGCGGCGATTTCCGCTCGCGCGAGGCCAACGTCCATCGCCTGGCGGAGGTTTCGCTGAACATTATTGATCAATGCGTGGCGCAAGGAGTGCCGTTTGCCCGCGAGTACGGTGGCTTGCTCGACAACCGCTCGTTCGGTGGCGCGCAAGTTTCGCGGACGTTTTACGCCCGCGGCCAGACCGGTCAGCAATTGTTGATCGGCGCGTATTCGGCCTTGAACAAGATGATTGGCGCGCGCGCCGTGAAATCCTACATCCACTCCGAGATGTTGGACCTCGTGGTGGTCAACGGCCACGCCAAGGGCATCATCGTGCGCCATCTCGAAACGGGCGCCATCACCCGGCACAACGCCGACGCAATTGTGCTGGCCACGGGCGGCTACGGGAACGTCTATGACCTTTCCACTTCGGCGCGCAATTCCAACGCCACCGCCATCTGGCGCGCGTACAAGCGCGGCGCTTGTTTCGCCAATCCCTGTTACACGCAAATTCATCCCACCTGCATTCCGGTCAGCGGCGAGTACCAGTCCAAACTGACGCTGATGAGCGAGTCGCTCCGCAACGACGGTCGCGTGTGGGTGCCCAAGAAAAAGGAAGATTGCAAAAAGCGCCCGCAGGACATTCCGGAAGCGGATCGCGATTATTATCTCGAACGCATGTACGCCGCGTTCGGCAACCTGGCGCCGCGCGACGTGTCTTCGCGCGCCGCGAAACAGGTTTGCGATGAAGGCCGCGGGATTGGTCCCTCGGGACTGGGCGTTTACCTGGATTTTGCCGACGCCATTCAGCGGCTCGGCGAAGGCAAGGTGCGCGAACGCTACGGCAACCTGTTCGCGATGTATCACGAGATCACCGATGAAGACGCGTACCACACGCCGATGCGTATTTATCCCGCCGTGCATTACACGATGGGCGGGTTGTGGGTGGATTACAATTTGATGAGCAATCTGCCCGGGTTGTTCGTGTTGGGCGAGGCGAACTTTTCCGATCACGGCGCGAATCGCCTGGGTGCGAGCGCGTTGATGCAGGGTTTAGCCGATGGTTATTTCGTCATCCCGGCCACCATCAGCGCTTATCTGGCGTCACAGAATCCGGGCCAGCGACCGCAAACCAATCACGACGCGTTTCAGCAGGCGGAAGCGAATGTGCAGACCATCATCAGCAAACTGATGAACAATAAGGGCCGGCACACGCCCGCCAGTTTCCATCGGCGGTTGGGCAAGATCATGTGGGAACACTGCGGCATGGCGCGCAACCAGGCCGGTTTGGAGGAGGGCATCAAACAAATCGCCGCTCTGCGCGAGGAGTATTGGCAGGACGTCAATGTGCTCGGTTCGGCGACCGATTGGAACCAAGCGTTGGAACTGGCGAGTCGGGTGGCCGATTACATGGAACTGGGCGAGTTGATGTGCCGCGATGCGCTGCACCGCGCGGAAAGTTGTGGCGCGCATTTCCGTGAGGAATATCAATACACCCCGGCGGACCCGGAAGTGAAGAACGGTTTGGTAAACGTGGGCGATGTCAAACGTCGCGATGATGTATTCGCTTACGTGGCTGGTTGGGAGTATCCCGGCGCATTGGATAAAGCGCCCATTTTGAACAAAGAACCGCTCGTGTACGAATCGGCCCACATGAGCACGCGGAGCTACAAGTGA
- a CDS encoding ORF6N domain-containing protein, with product MSNPSPALMPAARIERRILWLRREKVMLDSDLAELYGVEARVLNQAVKRNMERFPSDFMFRLSAAETQSVREFQMSDSSQIVRSSKKHRGLTYRPYAFTEQGVAMLSSVLRSERAVLVNIAIMRTFVQLRRMLASHADLARKLKALEQKYDRQFSAVFDAIRALMTEEEKPKREIGFHTLMPKPAKVNGAKAKRI from the coding sequence ATGAGCAACCCAAGTCCAGCTTTGATGCCCGCCGCCCGGATCGAGCGGAGGATTCTTTGGCTGCGCCGCGAAAAGGTGATGCTTGATAGTGATCTTGCCGAGCTGTACGGAGTTGAAGCCCGTGTCCTCAATCAGGCGGTCAAACGGAACATGGAGCGATTTCCTAGTGATTTCATGTTCCGCCTTTCGGCCGCGGAAACCCAGTCGGTGCGGGAATTTCAGATGTCGGACTCATCACAAATTGTGAGGAGTTCTAAAAAACATCGTGGGTTGACCTACCGGCCTTATGCCTTTACCGAACAAGGAGTGGCGATGCTTTCAAGTGTATTACGCAGCGAGCGGGCGGTGCTGGTCAATATCGCCATCATGCGGACCTTTGTGCAATTGCGGCGGATGCTGGCATCGCACGCGGACTTGGCGCGAAAGTTGAAAGCGCTGGAGCAAAAATACGACCGGCAATTCAGCGCCGTATTTGACGCGATTCGGGCCTTGATGACCGAGGAAGAAAAGCCCAAACGCGAGATTGGTTTTCACACCTTGATGCCTAAACCCGCAAAAGTGAACGGCGCAAAAGCAAAACGAATTTGA
- a CDS encoding TRAP transporter TatT component family protein, which translates to MNKDYFLRFNPSGRPGLGCRIFIRLWLLAMTLLMVEKCAGAPAWPVPTNILIHTEQHWIVARNHYFNEPTNSVAAWQLGQACFAWGDLQTNRAQREILFTEGVTACRRSLALNSNAAPAFYYLGMNLGKIADLKRNLAALGMVREVERCFAQARVLDETFSHAGPDRNLGLLYWEAPGWPLSVGNKKLARKHLERAVDLAGAHPENRLNLAEAGVAWKDWALITNQWAALERIWPAARTNLAGPDWEWDWLNWESRRAALQRQMTSK; encoded by the coding sequence ATGAACAAAGATTATTTTCTGAGGTTTAATCCGTCGGGACGTCCGGGGTTGGGCTGCCGGATTTTTATCAGGCTTTGGCTGCTCGCCATGACGTTGCTGATGGTGGAAAAGTGTGCGGGCGCGCCGGCCTGGCCCGTTCCCACCAATATTCTGATCCATACCGAGCAACATTGGATCGTCGCGCGCAATCACTACTTCAACGAACCCACCAATAGCGTGGCGGCCTGGCAACTCGGACAGGCGTGTTTTGCCTGGGGCGATTTGCAAACCAATCGCGCCCAACGCGAAATCCTCTTTACGGAAGGCGTCACGGCCTGCCGCCGCAGTCTGGCGCTGAACTCCAATGCCGCCCCGGCGTTTTACTATCTCGGGATGAATTTGGGTAAAATCGCTGATTTGAAACGCAACCTCGCAGCTTTAGGCATGGTGCGGGAAGTGGAGCGTTGCTTTGCGCAGGCGCGGGTCTTGGACGAAACCTTCTCCCATGCCGGGCCGGATCGGAATCTGGGCTTGCTCTATTGGGAAGCGCCGGGCTGGCCTTTGAGTGTGGGTAATAAAAAACTCGCGCGCAAACATCTGGAACGCGCCGTGGACCTGGCGGGAGCGCATCCAGAAAACCGATTGAACCTCGCGGAAGCCGGAGTGGCTTGGAAAGATTGGGCGCTGATCACCAACCAATGGGCGGCCTTGGAACGGATTTGGCCGGCGGCCCGAACGAATCTGGCCGGGCCGGACTGGGAGTGGGACTGGCTGAATTGGGAAAGCCGCCGCGCCGCGTTGCAGCGTCAAATGACATCGAAATGA
- a CDS encoding PmoA family protein gives MNRTFLVSLFCGCLGITLPAAEPSVRSTAEPISQVVNQAADELQWSYRGKPLLVYAFAQTQIKPYVRELYTLRGENVLRDAPADHPHHHGLMYAVHVNGINFWEEQDEPGVEKSIRLEPGTPGRNSNGQPEAAFTQWIHWVAFTNRMVVDSTAVALLIEKRTLTLTVDERAGEVALVWEAQFELGTNTPQVQLRGANYNGLGLRLPEAFNKVAQFANSEGVAYTGDNTQNVIPAKWTSASGMMANQNIMLALFGPNANANDRARFFTMTEPFAYLAVTQGLNQKPLEYRGGDRFRLRYLLTVYSENQSREFIARRAETWSRP, from the coding sequence ATGAATCGCACCTTTCTGGTTTCGCTGTTTTGCGGTTGCCTGGGCATCACGCTGCCCGCAGCCGAACCGTCGGTGCGTTCAACCGCCGAGCCGATAAGCCAGGTTGTGAATCAGGCCGCCGACGAACTGCAATGGTCGTATCGCGGAAAACCGCTGCTGGTCTATGCCTTCGCCCAGACACAAATCAAACCTTACGTGCGCGAACTATACACGTTGCGCGGCGAAAATGTGCTGCGCGATGCGCCCGCCGATCATCCGCATCATCACGGTCTGATGTACGCCGTTCATGTGAACGGAATCAACTTCTGGGAAGAACAGGACGAGCCGGGTGTCGAAAAATCCATTCGGCTCGAACCGGGAACTCCCGGCAGAAATTCCAACGGCCAGCCGGAAGCAGCTTTCACCCAGTGGATTCATTGGGTCGCCTTTACCAATCGGATGGTGGTAGACTCGACCGCCGTCGCGCTGTTGATCGAAAAACGCACTCTGACTTTGACCGTGGATGAAAGGGCCGGAGAAGTGGCGCTGGTTTGGGAGGCTCAGTTCGAGCTGGGGACCAACACCCCTCAAGTGCAACTGCGCGGCGCCAATTACAATGGTCTCGGTTTACGTCTGCCGGAGGCGTTTAATAAAGTCGCGCAATTTGCGAACTCAGAAGGAGTGGCTTACACCGGCGACAACACGCAAAATGTGATTCCCGCCAAGTGGACCAGCGCGTCCGGAATGATGGCCAATCAGAACATCATGCTGGCGCTGTTTGGACCCAACGCAAACGCCAACGACCGCGCCCGGTTTTTCACCATGACCGAACCGTTCGCTTATCTGGCCGTGACCCAGGGTTTGAACCAGAAGCCACTCGAGTATCGGGGTGGCGACCGGTTCCGCCTGCGCTATTTGCTGACGGTATATTCGGAAAACCAGTCGCGAGAATTTATCGCGCGGCGAGCCGAAACGTGGTCGAGACCATAA